A window of Toxorhynchites rutilus septentrionalis strain SRP unplaced genomic scaffold, ASM2978413v1 HiC_scaffold_32, whole genome shotgun sequence genomic DNA:
AAATGGCATCATAAACATAAGGGGACGGGCATACATTCCACCCTGACTGTGCATAtaacatgatgtttcccttgcTTTCAACATTAGTTCCTCTCGAACAGTGAAAGCGTTAAAACGTAGCAATGGCTCCTAAAACCAGTGGAAAGGCAGCGAAGAAGTCCGGAAAGGCTCAGAAAAGTATTACCAAGACcgacaagaaaaagaagaaggtcCGCAGGAAGGAAAGCTACGCTATCTACATTTACAAAGTGTTGAAACAAGTCCATCCTGACACGGGTATATCATCCAAAGCCATGAGTATCATGAACAGCTTTGTGAATGATATTTTCGAACGCATCGCCGCTGAATCATCTCGTTTAGCGCATTACAACAAGCGATCAACTATAACTTCTCGTGAAATTCAAACCGCAGTTCGTTTATTGCTACCAGGAGAATTGGCCAAACACGCTGTCTCCGAAGGAACCAAAGCCGTCACaaagtataccagctccaagTAAATTCTGAATTctacaatatgaaaaaaacggcccttctcagggccacAAAATTTAGGTTAAAGAgttcaaaatacaatttttcaatCATTTATTGGTGTTATTATAACAAGTCGCTTCTCGTGCGAACACTCCGCTTTCATTGCTCGAAAGTTTCTGAAAAGTAATATCACAAAAGGTGTCCAAAATGGCTCGATATAACAATTTAATGTAATACGATTTATTGTGAAGTACGTTTTGAGAATGATGTGATCATTGTGTGCAGAATGTATAATGCATCGAGTGAATTTGATAACTGAAACTTGTTGCCCTTTAATCTCGACTGTCCATTCTCATGGAACGTCGTAATTCCAGTATATCACTCGGATGTCCCCTCTCATGGCATATTAAAGTTTATTAGTGATGACGGGGAGTTGAGTTATTTCGAGACTACTTCTTTGAAGTGTCCTTTTCAAATAGCACGAGAAGTCGaatcaaaatatagtaaaattgcTAAGATATATTTTTATCGAGAACGCGTCCATTTACGTCTTTTGGAGACACCAGATTGGGCAATAAATTATTACGTATTATTGCCAACCGTGCATTAATCAGTCTGCAATGCACATTGGAAAGTGTTTTAAGATTTATCCTAATATACCAAATTACAAAAAGTAAAATATTGTTTGTCACATAAGTCCAATATCATTATAGTACATCCCTTCCTTGTTGGGTttttagagactttaaacttttgcagttcattcgtctctagtcctgagaagggcccttgtgaaaAGAAAACTACTCCATTACTTCTCCTTCACCTGTCTTAAGAAAGACAATCCATTCTCGACTaacgctcgccggcaacgagAAGTGATTATAATACGATGCTTGGTTCCAAAATGATACTAAATAATACGAGCATTTGTAAACGAATAACTCTGAACTGATTAAGAATTGATCATATTTGT
This region includes:
- the LOC129781993 gene encoding histone H2B-like, giving the protein MAPKTSGKAAKKSGKAQKSITKTDKKKKKVRRKESYAIYIYKVLKQVHPDTGISSKAMSIMNSFVNDIFERIAAESSRLAHYNKRSTITSREIQTAVRLLLPGELAKHAVSEGTKAVTKYTSSK